The following proteins are encoded in a genomic region of Leucoraja erinacea ecotype New England chromosome 23, Leri_hhj_1, whole genome shotgun sequence:
- the LOC129708250 gene encoding inward rectifier potassium channel 16-like: protein MNFINLNYQTVCSDEDRKRFFKNGCYMQVTKKKYRRRFLRKDGNCNIHFKRAFGEWENYFSDIFTTLIDLKWRQMFLIFSLSYILSWLFFGLVFWVTAAVHGDLPGGGGSHTPCVEQVHSFTAAFLFSIETQTTIGYGSRFVTEECPFAVSMVTFQSVMSCLINTFIIGTVVAKMSKARKRAQTIGFSNNAVIAVRNGKLCVMWRIGDFRESHIIEGTVRAQLLRFKEHDDQKLSMVHQDLNVGTGNVILISPVTVVHEINQGSPLYKLGRKDLAEDDFEVIVTFVYSEDSTGNTHQSRSSYTPLEILWGHRFNDILKDKTSHYKVNYSQFHKTHEVAISDCSAEELDSTPVQAVNVLTVAGLDSEDGKCDTAISPCEDTELEDDLYVYQRPELVFRTLSMESEI from the coding sequence ATGAATTTCATCAATCTGAATTACCAAACCGTGTGCTCGGATGAAGACCGGAAAAGGTTTTTTAAGAATGGCTGCTACATGCAGGTGACCAAGAAGAAGTACAGGCGGCGCTTCCTACGCAAGGATGGGAACTGCAACATCCATTTTAAGCGGGcgtttggagaatgggagaattaCTTCTCTGATATTTTCACCACGCTCATCGACCTGAAGTGGAGGCAGATGTTCCTGATCTTTTCCCTCTCCTACATCCTGTCCTGGTTGTTTTTTGGTTTGGTGTTCTGGGTCACGGCCGCGGTCCATGGAGACTTGCCGGGCGGCGGTGGGAGCCACACGCCCTGCGTGGAGCAAGTCCACAGCTTCACCGCCGCCTTCCTCTTCTCCATCGAAACCCAGACCACCATCGGCTACGGGTCCCGGTTCGTGACGGAAGAGTGCCCCTTCGCCGTCTCCATGGTTACCTTCCAGTCGGTCATGAGCTGCCTGATCAACACCTTCATCATCGGCACAGTGGTGGCCAAGATGTctaaggccaggaagcgagcccAGACCATTGGGTTCAGCAACAACGCCGTGATCGCTGTGCGGAACGGGAAGCTGTGCGTGATGTGGCGCATCGGAGACTTCCGAGAGAGCCACATCATCGAGGGCACGGTCCGCGCCCAGCTCCTCCGATTCAAGGAGCACGACGATCAGAAGTTGTCCATGGTGCACCAGGACCTGAACGTGGGCACCGGCAATGTCATCCTCATCAGCCCCGTCACCGTGGTGCACGAGATAAACCAGGGCAGCCCGCTCTACAAGCTCGGTCGGAAAGACCTGGCCGAAGACGACTTTGAGGTCATCGTGACCTTCGTCTACTCCGAAGACTCAACTGGGAACACCCACCAGTCTCGGAGCTCCTACACCCCCTTGGAGATCCTGTGGGGCCATCGCTTCAACGACATCCTCAAGGACAAGACCAGCCATTACAAAGTCAACTACTCCCAGTTTCACAAGACCCACGAGGTGGCCATCTCAGACTGCAGCGCCGAGGAGTTGGACTCGACGCCCGTGCAAGCGGTCAATGTGCTGACGGTGGCCGGATTGGACAGCGAGGACGGCAAGTGCGACACTGCCATCAGTCCCTGTGAAGACACGGAGCTGGAAGATGACCTGTATGTGTACCAAAGACCCGAGCTTGTGTTCAGGACCCTCTCCATGGAATCGGAAATTTAA